A portion of the Roseofilum casamattae BLCC-M143 genome contains these proteins:
- a CDS encoding histone deacetylase family protein, with protein sequence MLSDRNYQPKLIFSPNYDLKFLGLENLHPFDGCKYSKAWKELKNRFGSKIDSLSISPSREASIDELSLVHDRNYLLNSLRSSTYLAQALELSPLKLLPYQLIDRSILKPMRLATMGTITAAKYALENGLAVNLSGGYHHASQDAGEGFCLYSDIGIAIRKLIQDKLIGEGNNVLIIDLDAHQGNGLERIFYDDPNIYILDMYNQNIYPQDRVAQKRINYDIPLPSRTEDNFYLNTLQEHLVRAIAEINTPKIAFYNAGTDIYCNDPLGNLSISEQGILERDRLIFKMLSDANIPCVMVLSGGYIHESYKLISNSISLIIEEFC encoded by the coding sequence ATGTTAAGCGATCGGAACTATCAGCCCAAGCTAATTTTTTCTCCCAATTACGATCTCAAATTCTTGGGTTTAGAAAATTTACATCCTTTTGATGGTTGTAAATACAGTAAAGCTTGGAAGGAACTCAAGAATAGATTTGGCTCAAAAATTGATTCTCTCTCAATTTCTCCCAGTCGAGAAGCTTCCATTGATGAATTATCCTTAGTCCACGATCGCAATTACCTATTGAACTCGTTAAGAAGTTCTACTTATCTGGCACAAGCGTTAGAGCTTTCGCCTTTAAAATTACTACCTTACCAGTTAATCGATCGCTCTATTCTCAAACCAATGCGTTTGGCAACAATGGGAACCATTACTGCTGCAAAATATGCATTGGAAAATGGACTCGCGGTTAATTTGTCTGGGGGGTATCATCATGCTAGCCAAGATGCAGGAGAAGGATTTTGTCTTTACTCGGATATTGGAATAGCCATTCGGAAGCTCATCCAAGATAAACTAATTGGCGAAGGCAATAACGTGTTAATTATCGATCTCGATGCCCATCAGGGTAATGGTCTTGAGAGAATTTTTTACGACGATCCGAATATCTATATACTAGATATGTACAATCAAAATATCTACCCTCAAGATCGAGTAGCACAAAAGCGAATTAATTACGATATCCCTTTGCCATCTAGGACTGAAGACAATTTTTATTTGAATACGTTACAAGAACACCTGGTTCGCGCGATCGCAGAGATAAACACCCCCAAAATTGCCTTTTACAACGCAGGAACTGATATTTACTGTAACGATCCATTAGGAAACTTAAGCATTTCAGAACAAGGAATTTTGGAGCGCGATCGCCTGATCTTCAAAATGCTGTCCGACGCCAATATACCTTGTGTTATGGTGTTAAGTGGTGGATATATTCACGAAAGCTATAAATTAATTTCCAACAGCATATCTTTGATTATTGAGGAATTTTGCTGA
- the purQ gene encoding phosphoribosylformylglycinamidine synthase subunit PurQ has protein sequence MQFGVIVFPGSNCDRDMVYVLRDVLNCPTRLIWHQETTLDDVDVVVLPGGFSYGDYLRCGAIARFSPIMAAIVEHANLGKPVLGICNGFQVLTEVGLLPGALTRNEGLHFICDRQPLEVANNQTAFTHLYAEKQHITIPIAHGEGRYQANEKTLAELRANQQVLFRYAGENPNGSLDNIAGICNRQRNVMGMMPHPERASDPMLGGTDGLALFKGMLTANLC, from the coding sequence ATGCAGTTTGGAGTTATTGTCTTTCCCGGTTCTAATTGCGATCGCGATATGGTTTACGTGCTGCGCGATGTGCTCAATTGTCCGACTCGATTAATTTGGCATCAAGAAACTACATTAGATGATGTGGATGTGGTGGTGTTGCCTGGAGGATTTAGCTATGGCGATTATTTGCGCTGCGGCGCGATCGCGCGGTTTTCTCCAATTATGGCCGCGATCGTCGAACATGCTAATCTGGGCAAACCTGTATTGGGCATTTGTAATGGATTTCAAGTGTTAACTGAAGTGGGATTATTGCCCGGAGCTTTAACGCGAAATGAAGGATTGCATTTTATTTGCGATCGCCAACCCTTAGAAGTAGCCAATAATCAGACTGCATTTACCCATCTGTATGCAGAAAAACAGCACATCACCATACCCATTGCTCATGGGGAAGGTCGCTATCAAGCGAATGAGAAAACCTTAGCTGAGTTGCGCGCCAACCAGCAAGTTCTGTTCCGCTATGCCGGCGAAAATCCCAACGGTTCTTTAGATAATATTGCTGGAATTTGTAATCGTCAAAGAAACGTGATGGGAATGATGCCCCATCCGGAAAGAGCCAGCGACCCGATGTTGGGAGGAACGGATGGTTTAGCGTTATTTAAAGGAATGCTAACTGCTAATTTATGTTAA
- a CDS encoding SRPBCC family protein: MQIHSRVTIAIESEIETVFDASIDCETLARCFTGYKAIAAVINIKTADGLPVREGSTRIVDNSNGMCIEEVILSLKRPNSYEYQLLKGFKPPFSWLIRTASAKWSYETLDTKTKVTWDYYFEPLNSLASLVFRALVQRQFQQALEICLQNLKQSVEE; this comes from the coding sequence ATGCAAATTCACAGTAGAGTTACGATCGCGATCGAATCGGAAATTGAAACGGTTTTTGATGCATCAATAGACTGCGAGACCCTGGCAAGGTGTTTTACTGGATATAAAGCGATCGCGGCAGTAATAAATATCAAAACTGCCGATGGACTTCCTGTTCGTGAAGGAAGTACGCGCATTGTGGATAACAGTAATGGAATGTGCATTGAAGAGGTAATTCTCTCGCTAAAACGACCGAATTCCTATGAATATCAGTTGCTCAAAGGATTTAAGCCACCCTTTTCTTGGTTAATCCGAACGGCATCGGCAAAGTGGTCTTACGAAACTCTAGATACCAAAACCAAGGTTACATGGGATTATTATTTTGAGCCTCTGAATAGTTTGGCTTCTCTGGTTTTTCGTGCGCTAGTGCAACGCCAATTTCAGCAAGCTCTAGAGATTTGTCTGCAAAACTTAAAGCAGTCTGTTGAGGAATAG
- the purS gene encoding phosphoribosylformylglycinamidine synthase subunit PurS codes for MAQTYRAQIFVTLRPSVLDPAGVAVESGLKQLGYETVAGVRIGKYIDLTLNAEGEEEAQEQLDRMCDQLLANPVIENYRFDLIPE; via the coding sequence GTGGCTCAAACCTATCGCGCTCAAATTTTTGTCACCTTGCGTCCCTCCGTTCTCGATCCGGCTGGGGTTGCCGTCGAGTCGGGATTAAAACAATTAGGATATGAAACCGTCGCCGGAGTCAGAATTGGTAAATACATCGATCTAACCTTAAACGCCGAGGGAGAAGAAGAGGCGCAAGAGCAGTTAGATCGGATGTGCGACCAATTATTAGCCAATCCAGTTATTGAAAATTATCGCTTCGATTTAATACCTGAATAG
- a CDS encoding Uma2 family endonuclease produces MVALSDSQFIGPEDYLELEANSLEKHEYVDGEIYAMTGTTDGHNQIAGNLYISIRSHLRGSRCRVYMADVKVQIEKRNRFYYPDLMVTCDDRDRETSLHKSFPKLIIEILSPSTEARDRGRKFSDYITLESLEEYVLVNPKEQKIEIFRPSAQGGWHFQEYYPEGKTFPLQSLDLDLAFTDVYEDIEFTDKINKA; encoded by the coding sequence ATGGTTGCTCTTTCTGATTCTCAGTTTATCGGTCCCGAAGACTATCTCGAACTCGAAGCAAATAGCCTGGAGAAGCACGAATACGTCGATGGCGAAATCTATGCAATGACGGGAACAACGGATGGCCATAATCAAATTGCTGGCAATCTCTATATCTCGATCCGCAGCCATTTACGCGGTAGCCGTTGTCGAGTTTATATGGCTGATGTGAAAGTGCAGATTGAAAAACGCAACCGGTTTTACTATCCGGATCTCATGGTAACCTGCGACGATCGCGATCGGGAAACCTCCCTCCATAAGTCCTTTCCCAAATTAATTATTGAAATTCTTTCTCCCAGTACGGAAGCTCGGGATAGAGGACGTAAATTTAGCGATTATATTACTCTCGAAAGTCTGGAAGAATATGTTTTAGTGAATCCCAAAGAACAAAAAATTGAAATCTTTCGTCCCAGCGCCCAAGGCGGTTGGCATTTTCAAGAATATTATCCCGAAGGCAAGACATTTCCCTTACAGAGTTTAGACCTAGACCTTGCCTTTACTGATGTTTATGAAGACATCGAATTTACCGACAAAATAAACAAAGCTTAA
- the lptB gene encoding LPS export ABC transporter ATP-binding protein: protein MKLVLDSVGKSYGRRTVVNRVHLSVAQGEVVGLLGPNGAGKTTTFYMGTGLEKPTQGKVWLGDRDITSLSISERAKLGIGYLPQEPSIFRYLTVRDNILLVLEQTNVPRREWGWRTDRLLEEFRLETVAKSKGIQVSGGERRRTELARVLAAGKEGPKFLFLDEPFAGVDPIAVAEIQTLVAALRDRQLGIVITDHNVRETLAITDRAYIMRDGEILASGSAEELYEDALVRQYYLGDNFQR, encoded by the coding sequence GTGAAGCTGGTATTAGATAGTGTCGGAAAATCTTACGGACGGCGAACGGTGGTTAACCGCGTGCATCTTTCCGTCGCTCAAGGGGAAGTTGTGGGGTTGTTGGGACCGAATGGAGCGGGGAAAACCACCACGTTCTATATGGGAACGGGATTGGAAAAACCGACGCAAGGTAAAGTATGGTTGGGCGATCGCGATATTACGTCTCTCTCTATTTCCGAACGCGCTAAGTTAGGCATCGGCTATCTGCCGCAAGAGCCGAGTATTTTCCGCTATCTCACCGTGCGCGATAATATTTTATTAGTTCTGGAGCAAACCAATGTTCCTCGTCGCGAGTGGGGTTGGCGCACCGATCGCCTTTTGGAAGAATTTCGCTTGGAAACTGTCGCCAAGAGTAAGGGCATTCAAGTCTCCGGAGGAGAACGACGGCGCACGGAATTGGCCAGAGTCTTAGCCGCTGGGAAGGAGGGGCCGAAATTTCTCTTTTTGGACGAACCCTTTGCTGGAGTCGATCCGATCGCCGTTGCCGAAATTCAGACCTTAGTTGCCGCATTGCGCGATCGCCAACTGGGTATCGTCATTACCGATCATAACGTGCGCGAAACCTTGGCCATTACCGACCGAGCTTATATCATGCGAGATGGCGAGATTCTGGCATCGGGCAGCGCCGAAGAATTATATGAAGATGCACTCGTTCGGCAATACTATTTAGGCGATAACTTTCAAAGGTAA
- a CDS encoding DUF433 domain-containing protein gives MTLKEQLLQTIETLPDELLEKTLEFVQTLQYPIHKTPGICGGAARIRDTRIPVWTIIAYQQQGAPDSELLYNYPGITLQDIQAAVNYYELNREEIDRAITE, from the coding sequence ATGACTCTCAAAGAACAACTCCTCCAAACCATTGAAACATTACCGGATGAATTGCTTGAAAAAACCCTAGAATTCGTCCAAACTCTTCAATATCCCATTCACAAAACGCCAGGAATTTGTGGCGGTGCAGCGAGAATTCGCGATACCCGAATTCCCGTTTGGACGATTATTGCTTACCAACAGCAAGGCGCACCAGATTCCGAGTTACTGTACAATTACCCAGGAATCACGCTGCAAGATATCCAAGCTGCGGTTAACTATTACGAACTCAACCGAGAAGAAATAGATCGTGCCATTACAGAATAG